A genomic window from Streptomyces sp. HUAS YS2 includes:
- a CDS encoding DNA/RNA non-specific endonuclease: MNSSDRPPSGPTGRTGYDEAFLGPAVPLPLPVRPGIETVILPYTHFTVALRPDRRLAASAAVCVDGRGLVEEVSGDDTWAFDPRVPEELQAGDALYRNNSLERGHLVRRLDPVWGAEADARRAHADTFHFTNAAPQSDLFNQGKRVWEGLENHLLDHAAGFDHRIVVLTGPVLQDSDPPYRGVQVPLRFWKVAAFMQDGALAATGYVLDQSPDLSRDADRALIGAKAGAPPPLGPFRTYQVPVSDVAEITELEFGPLPDVDLMPFPRAPEDRWRRLESYDDIVMEP, translated from the coding sequence CCCGCTGCCGCTCCCCGTACGGCCCGGCATCGAGACCGTGATCCTGCCGTACACCCACTTCACCGTGGCGCTGCGCCCGGACCGGCGTCTCGCCGCCTCGGCCGCCGTCTGCGTGGACGGCCGCGGACTCGTCGAGGAGGTGTCCGGGGACGACACCTGGGCGTTCGACCCGCGGGTGCCCGAGGAGCTCCAGGCCGGCGACGCGCTCTACCGGAACAACAGCCTGGAGCGCGGGCACCTGGTGCGCCGGCTCGATCCGGTCTGGGGCGCCGAGGCGGACGCGCGACGAGCCCACGCCGACACGTTCCACTTCACCAACGCCGCGCCGCAGTCCGACCTGTTCAACCAGGGCAAGAGGGTCTGGGAGGGCCTGGAGAACCACCTCCTCGACCACGCGGCCGGGTTCGACCACCGGATCGTCGTGCTCACCGGCCCGGTGCTCCAGGACTCCGACCCGCCCTACCGCGGCGTCCAGGTCCCGCTGCGGTTCTGGAAGGTCGCCGCGTTCATGCAGGACGGCGCGCTGGCCGCGACCGGGTACGTCCTCGACCAGAGCCCCGACCTGAGCCGCGACGCCGACCGCGCCCTGATCGGCGCGAAGGCGGGCGCACCGCCGCCGCTGGGCCCGTTCCGGACGTACCAGGTGCCCGTCTCGGACGTCGCCGAGATCACCGAGCTGGAGTTCGGGCCGCTCCCGGATGTGGACCTGATGCCGTTCCCCCGCGCCCCGGAGGACCGCTGGCGACGCCTCGAGTCGTACGACGACATCGTCATGGAGCCCTGA